In Nicotiana tabacum cultivar K326 chromosome 2, ASM71507v2, whole genome shotgun sequence, the following proteins share a genomic window:
- the LOC107800610 gene encoding hsp70 nucleotide exchange factor FES1 isoform X1 encodes MAKEGPNWDGLLKWSLSHADGTNPSRNLSEEDRRWFMEAMQAQTVDVIKRMKEITLVMQTPEQVLESQGVTSQDIEDILDELQEHVESIDMANDLHSIGGLVPLLGYLKNSHANIRAKAAEVVSTIVQNNPKSQQLVMEANGLEPLLSNFTSDPDVTARTKALGAISSLIRHNKPGIAAFRLANGYAALRDALGSESVRFQRKALNLIHYLLHENRSDCAVVTELGFPRIFMHLASSEDGEVREGALRGLLDLGRDRTAAQAVDGSSSEDDEKLKQILQDRIKGISAMSPEDLGAAKEERQLVDSLWNTCYNEPSSLREQGLVVLPGENDALPPDVASKHFEPPLRAWAANRNEDTKPSSEKNQAPLLLGLGPPAQDPPA; translated from the exons ATGGCAAAAGAGGGACCTAATTGGGATGGTCTACTAAAGTGGAGTCTGTCTCATGCTGATGGTACTAATCCTTCTCGCAATTTGAG TGAGGAGGATAGGAGGTGGTTCATGGAGGCTATGCAAGCTCAAACTGTAGATGTAATAAAGAGAATGAAGGAGATTACTCTTGTCATGCAAACTCCAGAGCAGGTCCTGGAATCACAGGGGGTGACTTCCCAAGATATTGAAG ATATACTGGATGAGCTACAAGAACATGTTGAATCGATTGATATGGCTAACG ATCTGCACTCAATTGGTGGATTGGTGCCTCTTCTTGGTTACTTAAAGAACTCCCATGCTAACATTAGAGCCAAAGCGGCAGAAGTCGTAAGTACAATTGTTCAGAACAATCCAAAGAGCCAACAACTGGTAATGGAAGCTAATGGCCTAGAACCTCTTCTCTCAAATTTCACCTCAGATCCTGATGTTACTGCCCGCACTAAAGCTCTTGGTGCAATCTCAT CTTTAATCAGGCACAACAAGCCTGGCATTGCTGCATTTCGTCTTGCAAATGGTTATGCAGCTTTAAGAGATGCTTTGGGTTCTGAGAGTGTGAGATTTCAAAG GAAAGCCCTTAACTTGATCCACTATTTACTGCATGAGAATCGTTCAGACTGCGCTGTAGTGACTGAGCTAGGATTTCCTCGAATTTTTATGCATCTTGCCTCCAGTGAGGATGGAGAGGTGCGAGAGGGTGCCCTGCGAGGCCTTCTTGATCTTGGCCGAGACAGGACAGCAGCACAGGCAGTAGATGGCTCTTCAAGTGAAGATGATGAAAAGCTCAAGCAAATACTCCAGGACCGAATTAAGGGGATTTCCGCTATGTCACCTGAAGATCTTGGTGCTGCTAAAGAAGAGCGGCAGCTTGTAGATTCCCTCTGGAATACCTGCTACAATGAGCCTTCTTCTCTTAGAGAGCAAGGCCTAGTTGTTCTCCCCGGAGAGAATGATGCATTACCGCCTGATGTTGCTAGTAAGCATTTTGAACCACCTCTGAGAGCTTGGGCTGCAAATAGGAATGAGGATACGAAGCCGAGTAGTGAAAAGAACCAGGCCCCATTATTGCTAGGCCTAGGTCCACCTGCACAGGATCCTCCCGCCTAA
- the LOC107800610 gene encoding uncharacterized protein LOC107800610 isoform X2, with amino-acid sequence MEAMQAQTVDVIKRMKEITLVMQTPEQVLESQGVTSQDIEDILDELQEHVESIDMANDLHSIGGLVPLLGYLKNSHANIRAKAAEVVSTIVQNNPKSQQLVMEANGLEPLLSNFTSDPDVTARTKALGAISSLIRHNKPGIAAFRLANGYAALRDALGSESVRFQRKALNLIHYLLHENRSDCAVVTELGFPRIFMHLASSEDGEVREGALRGLLDLGRDRTAAQAVDGSSSEDDEKLKQILQDRIKGISAMSPEDLGAAKEERQLVDSLWNTCYNEPSSLREQGLVVLPGENDALPPDVASKHFEPPLRAWAANRNEDTKPSSEKNQAPLLLGLGPPAQDPPA; translated from the exons ATGGAGGCTATGCAAGCTCAAACTGTAGATGTAATAAAGAGAATGAAGGAGATTACTCTTGTCATGCAAACTCCAGAGCAGGTCCTGGAATCACAGGGGGTGACTTCCCAAGATATTGAAG ATATACTGGATGAGCTACAAGAACATGTTGAATCGATTGATATGGCTAACG ATCTGCACTCAATTGGTGGATTGGTGCCTCTTCTTGGTTACTTAAAGAACTCCCATGCTAACATTAGAGCCAAAGCGGCAGAAGTCGTAAGTACAATTGTTCAGAACAATCCAAAGAGCCAACAACTGGTAATGGAAGCTAATGGCCTAGAACCTCTTCTCTCAAATTTCACCTCAGATCCTGATGTTACTGCCCGCACTAAAGCTCTTGGTGCAATCTCAT CTTTAATCAGGCACAACAAGCCTGGCATTGCTGCATTTCGTCTTGCAAATGGTTATGCAGCTTTAAGAGATGCTTTGGGTTCTGAGAGTGTGAGATTTCAAAG GAAAGCCCTTAACTTGATCCACTATTTACTGCATGAGAATCGTTCAGACTGCGCTGTAGTGACTGAGCTAGGATTTCCTCGAATTTTTATGCATCTTGCCTCCAGTGAGGATGGAGAGGTGCGAGAGGGTGCCCTGCGAGGCCTTCTTGATCTTGGCCGAGACAGGACAGCAGCACAGGCAGTAGATGGCTCTTCAAGTGAAGATGATGAAAAGCTCAAGCAAATACTCCAGGACCGAATTAAGGGGATTTCCGCTATGTCACCTGAAGATCTTGGTGCTGCTAAAGAAGAGCGGCAGCTTGTAGATTCCCTCTGGAATACCTGCTACAATGAGCCTTCTTCTCTTAGAGAGCAAGGCCTAGTTGTTCTCCCCGGAGAGAATGATGCATTACCGCCTGATGTTGCTAGTAAGCATTTTGAACCACCTCTGAGAGCTTGGGCTGCAAATAGGAATGAGGATACGAAGCCGAGTAGTGAAAAGAACCAGGCCCCATTATTGCTAGGCCTAGGTCCACCTGCACAGGATCCTCCCGCCTAA
- the LOC107800611 gene encoding thaumatin-like protein, which translates to MQNVFLTCFTFCHVTADGTQLILVNNCRRSLWPGILGNTGKMTPKDGGFHMKSGEEVVFDVPKKWSGRIWARQNCHFDKTGKGSCDTGDCDGQLKCRGLGGKPPATVVEMTLGSSTSPLHFYDVSLVDGFNVPVSMRAVGGGIGCGVAECDVDLNICCPSTLEVKVGGKVVGCKSACLAIQSAKYCCTGQFANPKTCKPTIFAHLFKVICPKAYSYAFDESSSLNKCRASRYVIIFCPPK; encoded by the coding sequence ATGCAAAATGTTTTCTTAACTTGTTTCACTTTTTGTCATGTGACTGCAGATGGGACACAACTTATTCTAGTGAACAACTGCAGAAGAAGCCTATGGCCTGGAATTCTTGGCAATACAGGGAAGATGACTCCTAAGGATGGTGGCTTTCATATGAAAAGTGGTGAGGAAGTAGTCTTTGATGTGCCTAAGAAGTGGTCGGGTAGGATATGGGCCAGACAGAATTGCCACTTTGATAAGACTGGCAAAGGCTCGTGTGACACTGGCGACTGTGATGGCCAGTTAAAATGTCGGGGGCTAGGAGGTAAGCCCCCGGCTACAGTTGTGGAAATGACACTAGGCTCATCGACTTCCCCCTTGCATTTCTACGATGTGAGCTTAGTCGATGGCTTCAACGTGCCAGTTTCAATGAGAGCTGTGGGTGGAGGAATAGGTTGTGGCGTGGCGGAGTGTGATGTTGATTTGAATATATGTTGTCCATCAACACTGGAAGTGAAGGTTGGTGGGAAAGTGGTAGGGTGCAAGAGTGCTTGCTTAGCTATACAATCAGCCAAGTATTGTTGCACAGGACAGTTTGCAAATCCCAAAACTTGCAAACCAACTATTTTTGCTCATCTTTTTAAGGTCATCTGCCCCAAGGCTTATAGTTATGCATTTGATGAGTCTTCTAGCCTAAACAAATGTAGAGCTTCAAGGTATGTCATTATTTTTTGCCCTCCAAAATGA
- the LOC107800612 gene encoding uncharacterized protein LOC107800612 isoform X2, which produces MLRIGAKLFRTARIGGSVFGSSQLPPPRFFSINNNVNTSFKTNPVALQMINYALSLARSQKSDESYAQAQLVLEQCHSAQLDESAKGLVLLAMSTLFSERGNFGEAVEKLQKIQDLGLSSLAVKVAASEALAGLYLESHQDDASSATSEICLQLLETIRLEIGGGGSEFLEARAKALKGLVELVRGNVESAQSFFEGAQGDKGCFGNVALSYGEFLHCKRDFQMARELYQKAMQDVSECKDFTNPQSLSACNMNLEETLLGATCALGQLEAHLGNFDDAEEILTAALKKAEERFGNYHPKVGAILTCIALMYRHKAAMERSSSLLIQEAWTNRRTLEKILG; this is translated from the exons ATGCTTAGAATCGGAGCTAAGCTCTTTAGAACTGCAAGAATTGGTGGCTCTGTTTTCGGGTCATCACAACTGCCACCCCCGAGATTCTTCTCTATCAACAATAATGTTAACACTAGTTTCAAGACCAACCCAGTTGCTCTTCAGATGATCAATTACGCTCTTTCCCTTGCCCGTTCCCAAAAATCAG ATGAATCATATGCGCAAGCTCAATTGGTACTTGAGCAGTGCCACTCAGCTCAGCTGGATGAGAGTGCTAAAGGATTGGTTTTGCTCGCCATGTCAACCTTATTTTCTGAAAG AGGAAATTTTGGTGAAGCCGTTGAGAAGCTCCAGAAAATTCAAGATTTAGGCTTGTCATCTTTAGCTGTTAAAG TTGCCGCCTCTGAAGCACTTGCTGGGCTTTATCTAGAATCGCATCAA GATGATGCTTCATCAGCAACTTCAGAGATATGCTTGCAACTGCTGGAAACCATAAGGCTAGAGATTGGTGGTGGCGGATCTGAGTTTTTGGAAGCTCGTGCAAAGGCATTAAAGGGGCTGGTGGAGTTGGTCCGTGGTAACGTTGAATCAG CCCAGTCATTCTTTGAAGGAGCTCAGGGTGATAAAGGTTGCTTTG GCAACGTTGCACTATCTTATGGTGAATTCCTTCATTGTAAGCGGGATTTCCAAATGGCGAGGGAGTTATATCAAAAGGCAATGCAGGATGTATCAGAATGTAAAGATTTTACCAACCCACAATCCTTATCAGCTTGCAACATGAATTTGGAGGAGACTTTGTTAGGAGCTACTTGTGCTTTAGGGCAGCTTGAGGCTCATTTGGG GAATTTTGATGATGCTGAGGAAATACTGACTGCAGCGCTGAAGAAAGCTGAAGAGCGTTTTG GTAATTATCATCCAAAGGTAGGTGCTATTTTGACCTGCATAGCTCTCATGTATCGGCATAAAGCAGCCATGGAACGGTCAAGCTCTCTTTTGATTCAAGAG GCTTGGACAAATCGCAGAACGTTGGAGAAGATTTTGGGATGA
- the LOC107800612 gene encoding uncharacterized protein LOC107800612 isoform X1, whose product MLRIGAKLFRTARIGGSVFGSSQLPPPRFFSINNNVNTSFKTNPVALQMINYALSLARSQKSDESYAQAQLVLEQCHSAQLDESAKGLVLLAMSTLFSERGNFGEAVEKLQKIQDLGLSSLAVKVAASEALAGLYLESHQDDASSATSEICLQLLETIRLEIGGGGSEFLEARAKALKGLVELVRGNVESAQSFFEGAQGDKGCFGNVALSYGEFLHCKRDFQMARELYQKAMQDVSECKDFTNPQSLSACNMNLEETLLGATCALGQLEAHLGNFDDAEEILTAALKKAEERFGNYHPKVGAILTCIALMYRHKAAMERSSSLLIQEGLYRRAIEVLKAPPLEIEGVETKLSRRDILALARGGYAETLIVQQNRKAEGGKMKQWAEKAWTNRRLALAEALEPFESSPKVAVIDTRISRVL is encoded by the exons ATGCTTAGAATCGGAGCTAAGCTCTTTAGAACTGCAAGAATTGGTGGCTCTGTTTTCGGGTCATCACAACTGCCACCCCCGAGATTCTTCTCTATCAACAATAATGTTAACACTAGTTTCAAGACCAACCCAGTTGCTCTTCAGATGATCAATTACGCTCTTTCCCTTGCCCGTTCCCAAAAATCAG ATGAATCATATGCGCAAGCTCAATTGGTACTTGAGCAGTGCCACTCAGCTCAGCTGGATGAGAGTGCTAAAGGATTGGTTTTGCTCGCCATGTCAACCTTATTTTCTGAAAG AGGAAATTTTGGTGAAGCCGTTGAGAAGCTCCAGAAAATTCAAGATTTAGGCTTGTCATCTTTAGCTGTTAAAG TTGCCGCCTCTGAAGCACTTGCTGGGCTTTATCTAGAATCGCATCAA GATGATGCTTCATCAGCAACTTCAGAGATATGCTTGCAACTGCTGGAAACCATAAGGCTAGAGATTGGTGGTGGCGGATCTGAGTTTTTGGAAGCTCGTGCAAAGGCATTAAAGGGGCTGGTGGAGTTGGTCCGTGGTAACGTTGAATCAG CCCAGTCATTCTTTGAAGGAGCTCAGGGTGATAAAGGTTGCTTTG GCAACGTTGCACTATCTTATGGTGAATTCCTTCATTGTAAGCGGGATTTCCAAATGGCGAGGGAGTTATATCAAAAGGCAATGCAGGATGTATCAGAATGTAAAGATTTTACCAACCCACAATCCTTATCAGCTTGCAACATGAATTTGGAGGAGACTTTGTTAGGAGCTACTTGTGCTTTAGGGCAGCTTGAGGCTCATTTGGG GAATTTTGATGATGCTGAGGAAATACTGACTGCAGCGCTGAAGAAAGCTGAAGAGCGTTTTG GTAATTATCATCCAAAGGTAGGTGCTATTTTGACCTGCATAGCTCTCATGTATCGGCATAAAGCAGCCATGGAACGGTCAAGCTCTCTTTTGATTCAAGAG GGACTCTATAGAAGAGCAATTGAAGTGCTCAAAGCTCCACCCTTGGAAATAGAAG GTGTGGAAACAAAACTGTCCAGAAGGGACATACTTGCCCTTGCAAGAG GTGGGTATGCAGAGACGCTTATCGTGCAACAAAATAGAAAAGCAGAAGGTGGAAAAATGAAGCAGTGGGCTGAAAAGGCTTGGACAAATCGCAGATTGGCACTTGCCGAGGCACTAGAGCCATTCGAGTCATCACCCAAGGTGGCTGTCATAGATACTCGAATCAGCCGGGTCCTGTAG
- the LOC107800613 gene encoding light-harvesting complex-like protein OHP1, chloroplastic, with amino-acid sequence MAAATSPALSSSFLSTAIPATHSQNQLFFLPLNPNLKITKRASFKIQAAKLPTGVELPKEVPKLSRPFLGFTRTAEIWNSRACMIGLIGTFIVELIFNKGILQMIGVDIGKGLDIPL; translated from the exons ATGGCAGCTGCAACTTCGCCTGCACTCTCATCTTCCTTCCTCTCAACAGCAATCCCTGCAACTCATTCTCAGAATCAGCTATTCTTTCTCCCCCTTAATCCCAACTTGAAAATCACTAAAAGGGCCTCTTTCAAGATTCAGGCTGCAAAACTTCCTACCGGA GTGGAGTTGCCAAAGGAAGTACCAAAATTGAGCAGACCATTTCTGGGTTTTACAAGGACAGCCGAGATATGGAACTCTAGAGCTTGTATGATTGGTCTTATTGGAACATTCATTGTGGAACTG ATTTTCAACAAAGGAATTCTTCAAATGATTGGCGTAGATATTGGGAAAGGCCTTGATATTCCACTATAA